The sequence TTTAAATATAGTAGTTGCATAAGTGTTGTTTTTATAAAGTTAAACTAAACCAGTGATCCATGAATGTCAAAATTGTTTAACAGACTTCCAATATGGTCAATACACTTGCATGCATTGGAACTTAGAGAAACATAATACGTAGTATAATATATCTAGAAGTACATTAAGAATTCTTCTGAGGATGGGTGAGCACAAGTAAAGCAATATGAATAAAGTTCTACTGAACATATTTTCAGAAATGAATACTATCCCTCTAAACAATCTAGACTGGTATTCATTGTTGCTTTTTGTTAAATGTTCATCAGATCATTGGGGACGTGGTGTTCTACCATGCCCTCACTAACAGTAGCTTGGTTCAGCAGGGACAGTGTTTTCTGACCAACACATCCAAAGATGATGGTAAACTTACAGTGCAAGTAGTCAAATAGTAGTTTACCATTAAGATTTAAATCCACACagatgtttttccattttttacTATTGTCCCAGCCCTCTCAGTGCTGGCTTTAGGTCGCGCACCCTGTATCTCCTGTGCTGTGTTGACCCGGTTCTGCTCCGTTATTGTGCCACCAGAAACAGGGCTACTGGCTCTGGAAGTCTGAGCATTTTTTGTGCTGTATGTCTGAAAAGCCATGTCCAGTTGTTCTTGAGCTACCCGTAAATGGTGGTGCAAGCTAGCCAGATCAGATGGAATGTTCTCATCAGGACTTGTGCAATGTTGCTCCAGAACAACACTGGCCAAGTTTTGGTCATGTGATAGGATGCTGTTGGGAATGCAACCTGGTTTGTCTGCTTTGATCACTAGGTTGTACCCTGGCGGAGAAGCAGGTATGTTCCTGGAGTAAGGGTAGCCATAGGAAGGTTGTCGGCCTTGGTTTCGACGCTTAAGAAGAGTATCACGTAATGCACCAATTCCCAAGTGGAACATCTCACAAATGTTGAGCAGTAGACAAAGACAGCTCACGACATACATGATGAGCAAAAAGATGGTCTTCTCTGTGGGGCGTGAAACAAAACAGTCTACTCGATGTGGACATGGGATCTTGTTGCAGATGTACAAGGGGTTCACACGAAAGCCGTAAAGGAGATACTGACCCGTGAGGAATCCTACCTCAAAGATAGCACGGGATAAAAGCTGAAGCACATACATCCTCATTAACCCTTCTTGCATGATTTTGCGACGGCCATCATGCTTTACGAGATCTTGCTTTTTGCCCTTGTCTGTCTCTGGGTTAACTTCATGTGCATCCAGAGTGTCTTCTTCATAGAGCATTGGCTCTGCATCATCATAATTATCACCCTCGAAAACCTCCCCTTGGTGATGTTCATCTCTCCAACGGCTGTGTCGACTCCTCTTCTGATGTCTCTGCTTCTTGCGCCTTTCCTCCTCCGAGGAACGTGCGATCTTATGTATGGCATAACCCAGGTACATGACAGAAGGGGTGGATATCATAATGATCTGGAACACCCAGAACCGGACATGTGAGAGTGGGGCGAAGGAATCGTAGCATATGTTGTCGCAGCCAGGCTGCTTAGTGTTGCAGGTGAACTTTGTCTGCTCATCTGAGTATATCGACTCACCTCCCACTGCTGTCAGAACGATGCGGAAAATTATTAAAACAGTCAGCCACACTTTCCCCACAAACGTGGAGTGGTTGTGGATTTCCTCCAGAAGACGAGTGAGAAAGCTCCAACTCATGTTGGTGATAGAAACTGTTTATCTACGATCTGTAAATAGGGGAAAACAGAAGAAGGTAAGGCAAAGAAAAAAGTGtgcatgtatacatataaaaGATATTGGGCAAATTTCAAACAGCATTTTTGCACTGTGTCAAAATAGACACTACTCGTAGCATCGTAGTAAATGCAAGTGAGCAATAGGAAGGGTCCTTCCACAAGGCCATTTTGAAGAGTACATATGATGTCTAATTTATTGTAACCAAGTAATTTTGATGTTGATTATCATGTGGACCTTAGTAGTGAGTCTTAGTGATTCATTTTGAAACCCaagttcatttatttataaaagttcACCTTACCTAGGATTTTACACCCCTCATGTGCTCTCACATACCCAAGGACAATTAGTGGAAATATTTAGttagaccctgtcccaaatgccACTTTTGGCTCTCACAGAGTCACAGCGCTCCCCAAGTCTACACATTGCCGCATAGACTGTTGGGTAATTGTCCGCACCAGTGTAGCTCGGCAAAAGACTGCAATGGAGAAGCATAGCAACCATAAAGAAGGAGTTAGTGACCTCATAAAATTTCAAAGTGGTCTTGGGGAATTCAAGGTAGTGCCACAAGATCACAAATAGTGCATCATTTGTGAAAGGGCCTTACAAATGTAAAATTTGTAATACGCAGAACACGAATGGAAATAGATTtgaattaaagaaacaaaaaggtaCAATTTTTATTTGCCACATacaaaatgaatttagctgctaCGTTACAAGGTATAATCCCGATTCAAAATAAAGTGGAAGTGACATATAGCCAAGTTTGGAGTGACTAATCGGGAGGAGTTCCCAGTGGGTTGCTCATGAATTGTGCCAGCAGGGCTGCATATTGATGACTAAACTACTTTAAATAATAGAGAAATATTTCCCTTGTTATAAAATCCTCTTAAATAAAACTAACCTAGTTACACTGGAAGTCAGGGTAACAGGATGTACAGTTCATTAGTTTTTTGCTCTTAGGCAATGACACAGCATACACACCTGGGTGTACTTTTCTCTCATTCAGTACCCACAAATAATGTCTTTCcagaattgtgttttattttagatcACAGTTGAATTAATGTTTCCAAACATGACCTTAAGTACAAAACTAGGTAAAAAGTCCCTAGACAGTCAAAGCTCAGCACATGAGCATGGTGTGACAAGGAATTTTCAGAATATTTCATATACGTCAAGGACATGTTGAAGAGGTTCCCTTGGTTGCAAAGCCATGCAATACCTTTGTGTAAGgaatatgcaaaaatataatcTGTTTTTCACAGAAAAGTCACAACTTTATGGTGTATTTTGGAGCTTGGCAATCCAGATGCTCATTTTcattatttggaaaagagtgtcaTGTACATTCTTTAACAGTTCTCCTTTCATGTtatacagaagaaaggaagtcatacaggctAGGAACATTAGGATGACCTGATtagaatatacattttcattttgggtgaactattcatttttttcacaaaagGTAAAATTAGAAAAGATATGTTAAATcctttatatacactcacctaaaggattattaggaacaccatactaatactgtgtttgaccccctttccccttcagaactgccttaattctacgtggcattgattcaacaaggtgctgaaagcattctttagaaatgttggcccatattgataggatagcatcttgcagttgatggagatttgtgggatgcacatccagggcacgaagctcccgttccaccacatcccaaagatgctctactgggttgagatctggtgactgtgggggccattttagtacagtgaactcattgtcatgttcaagaaaccaatttgaaatgattcgagctttgtgtcatggtgcattatcctgctggaagtagccatcagaggatgggtacatggtggccataaagggatggacatggtcagaaacaatgctcatttaaacgatgcccaattggcactaaggggcataaagtgtgccaagaaaacatcccccacaccattacaccaccaccaccagcctgcacagtggtaacaaggcatgatggatccatgttctcattctgtttacgccaaattctgactctaccatctgaatgtctcaacagaaatcgagactcatcagaccaggcaacatttttccagtcttcaactgtccaattttggtgagctcttgcaaattgtagcctctttttcctatttgtagtggagatgagtggtacccggtggggtcttctgctgttgtagcccatccgcctcaaggttgtgcgtgttgtggcttcacaaatgctttgctgcatacctcggttgtaatgagtggttatttcaggcaaagttgctcttctatcagcttgaatcagtcggcccattctcctctgacctctagcatcaacaaggcattttcgcccacaggactgccgcatactggatgtttttcccttttcacaccattctttgtaaaccctagaaatggttgtgcgtgaaaatcccagtaactgagcagattgtgaaatactcagaccggcctgtctggcaccaacaaccatgccacgctcaaaattgcttaactcacctttctttcccattctgacattcagtttggagttcaggagattgtcttgatcaggaccacacccctaaatgcattgaagaaactgccatgtgattggttgattagataattgcattaatgagaaattgaacaggtgttcctaataatcctttaggtgagtgtatttcacAGGTGTGATTCATGAATATCCATACTCTATCATACTACAGTAGATTCATACTCTATCTTTACAGCACAACGATGCAGTGTTAAacattaagaaaattaaaaataactgttaaaaaaaatgttttatggatATGCACAACTTTTGATGTGAAACGGCTTGAGAGACATTCTTCACTAAGTCAATCAAATCATAGTTATGTTTTTAATAACTGGAAAGGTTTGAAAAACAACTACAAATGGTCCCCTGTTCATGTTTTCAACATTGTATTCCCTGATGTGGGCATGCCATCTGAACAGGCAGGAATGGCTGCCACAGGCTCACTGTGTGTATCACGGAGGAAATCTTGGATAACTAGACACAGATGGCACTTAATGTTCATTTACCCTGTTGCCTGTGACACCTTGGGGAGAATAGGTGTAAACAAAAAAAGAAgtgtataacattttattatcCATAAGATTATTGACTTGagtggaaaattctgtcatagaATTTTACTGAAAGAGTGTACTTGTTTCATATCTTGTAACTGAAGGTGACAAGAGAGTATGTTTTTGGTTCTCAGCTTTTGGGCTAAGGAATTCTACTGTTGTATAacatatagtttttttatttttattattgcaaCATATAACAAGTATCATTGTGGTGAGTACCCCATGCGCATATCAGCGTCGTCCTGGAATTAGAGTGTATCATCCCTGGAATGTGGGCTTTGATCCGCCCAACCTGCGAACAATCAGCTGGACAAGATTTAAATGCCAGCGAAAGAGGAAGACTGTAAGCTACATCTTCAGAGAATAACCCTCTTCTCTGTCTCGCTTAAATCTCAGGGTCCAACAACGAGTGAAGGCTGATCAGATTTGGCATTGAATTTGGGAAAGCTGCGCTGCACACGGGATTCATGTGCACAGACATGCGGCACACCCACCTCGCCCCAGCACTGAAGACACTGCGCACCATTAAGTTTCATTCCCTTACTATTGTTTGCTGTGTCAATAAAACACCCCGTTTTGGACATTGCACTAGAGAATTGTCTGTCTGTGCCTCATTCATCTTGCCACAGTGGTGGAGAATACTGGCTAGAGTGAAGACAACTCATCCCAACACTCCATCTGTTTTTTCTGCAGGTCGAGATTTCTCTCTGAAGATGATAGAAGATCTGGTGAATCAGCTCGTAAATATCTCCCTTCGCCAGCAACAATTTTCGGAACAATTAACAGCACGGCAATAGCGGGCGGAGCAGGAACATATACAACTGCAATTGGAAACCACTGCATGAGACCCTCGCCACCCTTTGGAGGCCGTGGAACTGGCAGAGGCGACGCAAACCCAAGACGGCGGAGAGAGAACTGGCACCTATTGCTGGAGGATGCTCCAGGAAAGGCAACCGCTGGAGGGCACCTCATGACCAGTAAGCAAACCAGCGACACCGACCGTTCGGGTCAAACCCATGCCCACAGACCAAAGCCCCCGGATGCCAAGGCCTGGCTGGAAGGTTGCATTGTACACCGAGCGGTGCCCCGGGAAGCCCCAAAAAGGTTGGTGAAGATCGAGGGGCAATGTGTGAAAGCCCTCCTGGATTCCAGGAGCAAAGTGAGCTTGGCCCAGCCCCagatacaccccccccccccaccaaccCACCAACCAAACAGCAAAGCGTCAATCCCAATTACCTTTGTACACTGCAACACTTGTTACGTCCTGATGGTTCCGAAAGGCGACGGCACCCTCCACTTCTGTAACGACTTTCGGAAGTTGAATGAGGTGTACAACTTTGACGGATACCCCATGCCCCGAGTGGAAGAGCTCATCGAGCCGCTGAGCTAAGTGTGGTATATATATCCACCCAGGATCTCAACAAAGGATCCTGGCAGGTGCCCCTAGCTCCATCGTCCAAGGAAAAGATGGCATTCAGCACCCCTAGTGGCCACTGGCAGTACCGAGTGCTACCTTTTGGACTACACAGGGCACCCACCACCTTCCAGCAAATGCTggatatcctcctgagaccccacCAGGTCATTTTGTCCCAAGTCCAACAGAGAGAGAAACACCCGGTAGTGTACATCAGCCAGAAGCAGAACCCAGCCGAAACCCGGTATGCAGCAGTAGAGAAGGAAGCTTTAGCCATAAAATGAGCCGTTCTGGAGCtgcgatactacctgctgggccAGAGCTTCACTCTGGTGACCGACCATGGCCCTTTGCAATGGATGGGGCAAGCCAAGGATTCTAACACCATGGTAATTCACTGGTTCCCTGCGCTCCAGGATTTCCAATTCAAGGTGCAACATCAGACTGGGAGAGCTAATGGCAATGCGGACGGCCTATccaggatgtttggaggatggtCAGGTCTGTGTAAATGTTCACCCTCCCTTCTCCTGCTCATCCCCTCTGTCTGCTTCCAGGTCCAGTACGTTGCTTGAAGAGTGAGAAAAAagtaaatgagagagagagagagagggagcaattgttttgttttgaaaactAGAGAGAGGGGGCCAGTGTATTGTTTTGTAAAACAGTCAAGTGTTGAGCATGGCATCTTGCTGTAAATGCACATGTGCATATCCAATGCTGTTATGAGGTTGTTTTGTGGAGGGATGCCTTTGCTTTCCCTGAAGCATGGTACCTTGGCGGGAACTTCCAGAGCATGGGTGCGTGACCTGGTCGTGTCTCTGCCATTGGTGCCTGAATATCAGTATCAGGGGATTCACATGTGGTGATCCTACGGTATGTGTCTCATCCAGGTGTCTTACCTCAGCCAGCCTGTTCTTGTTGTTCTTGGTCCATAGACCTGTTGGTAATGTGGTCTTTTTattatctctctctttcacttctcaaaaaatacataaataataaaaataataatttaataaatatttgtattgaaatatagatatataatgatgataataataactacaatgacaccaataataatactaatgaaaacaataaagAATCATGGAAAAACAAGTATGAGATAAAGAGATTGATGAAAACAACTTAGTAAAAGAACTAAAtggaaattatttgcattaatggggcagaatatataatataatgcataatatattatatataataaaataatgtaatattatataatataaaatactctctctcgctctctctctctaaatatatacacacacacacatccatatatacacatataattatTCATACATATAGTTATTACTTTGTATGAACATATATTTGTTCAAGTATATATGCACAGTCCATTACATATGTCTGCATAAGTGTGGTGTCatctataataaataaatatatgtgggcaTTGCAGGGCATTAATTCACCAATCATGATGTGTTACTGTATAGAGAGGAAGCGATAGAGATAATTAGTTGTTTAAATTTGTGCAATGTGTTATGGATATTTAATTTTCCAGTTGATCATAATTCATAATTCACAAATCGATATACATTTACCTTTGTGCCTGTGGCTATTCGACTATGTAATGGGTGATATCAAagtttatcatcattattattgtatttttttggtatgtatttttttatttttttattctcaatgtgTGATCTGGTATGCAGCATTCTTGCTTAGTTATTGTGTTGTTGTGTGAAGCACTGCTGTAGCCCTATTTGAATTGCCCGGCAGGGATGACTAaagttctaataataataataataattgttttattggtGATAGCTAGAGACAGAAGTAGGGGGGTTATGTGTTCTGGTGTGGGAATTATCTGTGATATATCACCTAAAAGACATAGAGATGGTGTTGCAGGAATGTGATAATTAAGAAATGCTGATAATTTAGCATCGACTTCTTTCCAAAATTGGGCTGTTAGATATACCATCTAGTTGAATGTCTGTTAAGGTTTTTATTTATACAAGTGATGTCACTTGTAATGTCATTTAGTGGCTCTAAAatgtatttggagacttttgtacACTATGACACACTTAAAATCTATGaaacaaaatatgaaatgaaGTGGCATTTGCATAGCTGCTAGAATTTTTCTCAAAATTATCTCTAGCTATATGGTTATTTTGTTACACATGTATAGACATTTACTTTTTAACATTTCTGGGGCCACTGAAAGACCATGACATGAAACATAGATAAATGTGTTTCATTAGTTCAATACCATTCAAGGaattataattacaaaaacatacacacacagacctgAAATAACAAACTCTAAATGATGCACAACATTTTGACCTTATATGGATTTCCAAAAATATAGTTCCACTCTTATTAGTCATATTCTGAATAGCCTTGCTGTTCCATCCTATAGACACAAAGGCTCAGTTTTGGATAACAGTTACAACTCTGTCATACTGTACTGTAAGTAATCCACTCAATGTATTAGTGTAATAAATGGCTGAAGGAAGCACAAGGTAAACATGAAGATCATAAATATGAATACACATTTATGGATGACCAGATGAGCCAGTCAAATTCATACACACTGTTTATATAGTGCTATAAATACTTTCCATTTTATTTTCCAAAAGTTACTACAGTATCATAAAGGGGTTGTGATGCTGTTGTAATTATTTGCATATTTCTTTGCAGATCTCATCTTAGGCTGCTACATAACTTTGTGCATTTTTGTGTGTTAGCAGTTTTATGTGTAAAactattcaaaaataaaaaaaataaaaaaaatgtatgaaagaaAACCTGAAACAGAAGGCTAGACAAACACATGTTGTTATAAGTGAGGTGTTCAGTGAGGTGAGCTGATTGCCTTGTTAGCTGCATATTGACACGTACTAGTGATGaacgattaatcaaaataaaatcgaataTGAGGAAGTGTGATTATCAAACCTTTGTGAACCCCACTACAAACAAACTTCTCCCTTTGcgttctgtcaaaataaaagctcagccaaaataaaggcttaaggGTTTAACCAGATATTTATAATCACAATTAGAGTTTTTGTCCAaatcatttgacttttttttaacagtaaaaCAACTATGAAACACtaaacaattaatgaaactaATGTAAAAGGCAAAGTACACAattattaaaacattgttttggccaacagatATTGTAACTAATAAACTGTATAAAATTacaactttattgtcactcaactatATGCACAAGTGGGGGAaggttccgagcaacatagcagtcaagAACATAACCTGCCCTGATATACAGCACACCATGGTATACACCATTAATATACACTTTTAATTAAATTCTACCTTCATAATATcaaacaaggtaaaaaaaaacatgctaaacCACTGCTAAAAAAAGGCATTTAAGACCTTGTAGCTACTGAGATATAACTGATATATACGATATGCTCTGTAACAACATCCCCTTGTGACAACTAACTCCTatcatgtttgttaatgttattaataaaagttaataggaaatattagaatttctatgagctacttaaaaaaaaaaacattaaaatacacacttctaATGGAAAGCACCTGTTATACAATTCGCTCCTCACATGTTCTCAATGTGTTTTAAACTGCATGAAACTACACACAGACCTTGGGAAGTTGCGGCAGGGAAACGCCTCCAGAATACACTCGATCCATACGGCCATAACTTTCCCGCGAAACTGCGGAGGCCTCAACATTCCATATCAGGTGCGCTCTGTGACGTGTCTGCCGCTCCACAATCAAAAGGAACGATGTCTCATTATCATCTAACAGCTGTTAAGAGTGCACTGAACACTTGGCATCCCATAGTTTGCACAGCGCGCGAGAGAGCGTCTGACTCTCTGAAGTCTTGACTCCTCTCTGAGTCTGGCTTGTTTTACACGTCCCTACAGGCAGCAGAGGAAGTATAAGTTagaagaaaaaacacacacacgagaAAGAGCTCCTATGGCAAATGACCAAGACTCGGGGGTTTAAACTGCGACTGGCTGCTGGTGGATGCTAGCACTTAAATGGTTATTTTAAATGGTAATGTTTCAGTGATCTCTTGTAACACTTTGAAGTGTCATTTCTACTATACACTGCATTTCATGCCCTCATCATATAGGCATGTTTATAGGATACAATATTAAATTTAccaattttaaaaatgaaaatcattattAGTTTTATCAGAATTAACTGAAGGAAtgaatttgaaataa comes from Xyrauchen texanus isolate HMW12.3.18 chromosome 9, RBS_HiC_50CHRs, whole genome shotgun sequence and encodes:
- the gjc2 gene encoding gap junction protein gamma 2 isoform X2, translated to MISTPSVMYLGYAIHKIARSSEEERRKKQRHQKRSRHSRWRDEHHQGEVFEGDNYDDAEPMLYEEDTLDAHEVNPETDKGKKQDLVKHDGRRKIMQEGLMRMYVLQLLSRAIFEVGFLTGQYLLYGFRVNPLYICNKIPCPHRVDCFVSRPTEKTIFLLIMYVVSCLCLLLNICEMFHLGIGALRDTLLKRRNQGRQPSYGYPYSRNIPASPPGYNLVIKADKPGCIPNSILSHDQNLASVVLEQHCTSPDENIPSDLASLHHHLRVAQEQLDMAFQTYSTKNAQTSRASSPVSGGTITEQNRVNTAQEIQGARPKASTERAGTIVKNGKTSVWI
- the gjc2 gene encoding gap junction protein gamma 2 isoform X1, encoding MSWSFLTRLLEEIHNHSTFVGKVWLTVLIIFRIVLTAVGGESIYSDEQTKFTCNTKQPGCDNICYDSFAPLSHVRFWVFQIIMISTPSVMYLGYAIHKIARSSEEERRKKQRHQKRSRHSRWRDEHHQGEVFEGDNYDDAEPMLYEEDTLDAHEVNPETDKGKKQDLVKHDGRRKIMQEGLMRMYVLQLLSRAIFEVGFLTGQYLLYGFRVNPLYICNKIPCPHRVDCFVSRPTEKTIFLLIMYVVSCLCLLLNICEMFHLGIGALRDTLLKRRNQGRQPSYGYPYSRNIPASPPGYNLVIKADKPGCIPNSILSHDQNLASVVLEQHCTSPDENIPSDLASLHHHLRVAQEQLDMAFQTYSTKNAQTSRASSPVSGGTITEQNRVNTAQEIQGARPKASTERAGTIVKNGKTSVWI